From a single Brassica rapa cultivar Chiifu-401-42 chromosome A01, CAAS_Brap_v3.01, whole genome shotgun sequence genomic region:
- the LOC117127146 gene encoding uncharacterized protein LOC117127146, whose protein sequence is MASSSQNPIDDESIDEFFRQKQDVTGRLGLSALQKCTAAIRVLAYGSALDAVDEYLRLGTTTTRLCVENFVEAIIDLFGDEYLRKPTPADLQRLLHIGELRGFPGMVGSIDLNFSVNGREYDLAYYLTDGIYPKWATFIQSIPIPQGPKAVLFAQRQEAVRKDVERAFGVLQARFAIVKNPALCWDKVKIGKIMRACIVLHNMIVEDERDEYPRYDVSNFQQGEGSGSSHVDLNYSTDMPTNIANQMGVRTRIRDRQAHQQLKGDLVEHIWRKFGRDQDNN, encoded by the exons atGGCCTCTTCTTCTCAAAACCCAATTGATGACGAGTCAATTGATGAATTTTTTCGTCAAAAGCAAGACGTTACCGGAAGACTTGGTCTCTCTGCACTTCAAAAGTGTACAGCAGCTATTCGGGTGTTGGCATATGGTTCTGCGCTTGATGCGGTCGACGAATACCTCCGGCTCGGTACAACCACTACTCGGTTATGTGTGGAAAATTTTGTGGAAGCAATAATAGATTTGTTCGGTGATGAGTACCTACGAAAACCAACACCGGCTGATCTTCAGCGTCTACTTCATATTGGAGAGCTTCGTGGGTTTCCTGGAATGGTaggaagcatcgatt TGAATTTCTCGGTCAACGGAAGAGAGTACGATTTGGCTTACTATCTCACCGATGGTATTTATCCAAAATGGGCaacttttatccaatctattCCAATTCCCCAAGGACCGAAAGCAGTTTTATTTGCGCAACGTCAAGAAGCTGTccgaaaagatgtcgagcgtGCTTTCGGAGTTTTGCAAGCTCGATTTGCCATTGTCAAAAATCCCGCTCTTTGTTGGGATAAAGTCAAGATTGGaaagattatgagagcatgtatcgtactccataatatgattgtaGAAGATGAAAGAGATGAATACCCTCGATATGATGTTTCAAATTTCCAACAAGGAGAAGGCAGCGGAAGTTCACATGTCGATCTCAACTATTCCACAGATATGCCAACAAATATCGCCAATCAGATGGGTGTTCGAACAAGAATTCGTGATAGACAAGCACATCAACAACTAAAAGGtgatttggttgaacatatATGGCGTAAATTTGGACGTGATCAAGACAACAACTGA
- the LOC103845968 gene encoding cyclin-B1-3 isoform X2: MATRRVRGDPVENRRALGDIGNIASLPGGIEEAGKLNRPLTRNFRAQLLENANKKEGVRAVQRKARAAVVVKPTQTHEVIVISPDTNEVAKAKKNVTYSSVLNARSKAASKSLDIDSADKDNDLAAVEYVEDMYSFYKEVENESKPQMYMQTQTEINEKMRSILVDWLVDVHVKFDLSPETLYLTINIIDRFLSLKPVPRRELQLVGVSALLIASKYEEIWPPQVNDLVYVTGNSYQSKQILVMEKTILGNLEWYLTVPTQYVFLARFIKAAVPDPEMENMVHFLAELGLMHYDALKFCPSMLAASAVYAARCFLSKTPAWTETLTFHTGYSEHELMECSKLLAFIHSRVGESKLRAVFKKYSKAERCAVALVSSPAKSPLLSSSASCSLEKS; encoded by the exons ATGGCGACGAGACGAGTTAGAGGCGATCCCGTCGAGAACCGTCGCGCTCTCGGCGACATCGGGAACATCGCTTCTCTTCCCGGAGGAATCGAAGAAGCAGGAAAACTTAATCGGCCCTTGACCCGTAACTTCCGCGCCCAGTTGCTTGAAAACGCTAACAAAAAg GAAGGTGTAAGGGCGGTTCAAAGGAAAGCAAGAGCTGCTGTTGTTGTTAAGCCGACGCAGACTCACGAAGTGATTGTGATCAGTCCCGATACAAACGAGGTTGCTAAAGCTAAGAAGAATGTTACTTACTCTTCCGTTCTCAATGCTCGAAGCaag GCTGCTTCCAAGTCTCTTGATATTGACTCTGCGGACAAAGACAACGACCTTGCCGCTGTGGAGTATGTTGAGGACATGTACTCTTTCTACAAAGAAGTTGAG AATGAGAGCAAGCCTCAGATGTATATGCAGACACAGACTGAGATCAATGAGAAGATGAGATCGATTCTTGTAGACTGGCTTGTAGACGTTCATGTCAAGTTTGATCTCTCCCCTGAGACGCTTTACCTCACCATCAACATCATTGATCGTTTCCTCTCTCTGAAACCTGTTCCGAGAAGAGAGTTACAGCTTGTAGGCGTTAGTGCTTTGCTCATCGCCTCCAAATACGAAGAGATCTGGCCTCCTCAGGTCAATGATCTGGTGTATGTCACAGGCAACTCGTACCAGAGCAAGCAGATTCTAGTGATGGAGAAAACCATTTTGGGAAACCTGGAGTGGTACTTGACAGTTCCAACGCAGTACGTGTTCCTCGCGAGGTTTATCAAAGCTGCGGTTCCTGACCCGGAGATGGAGAACATGGTTCACTTCTTAGCTGAGTTGGGTCTGATGCATTACGACGCTTTAAAGTTCTGCCCTTCTATGCTGGCTGCTTCAGCGGTTTACGCCGCGAGATGCTTCTTGAGCAAGACCCCGGCTTGGACCGAGACTCTTACATTCCACACTGGTTACTCTGAACATGAGCTCAT GGAGTGCTCGAAGCTTTTAGCGTTCATTCACTCGAGAGTTGGGGAGAGCAAGCTGCGAGCTGTGTTCAAGAAGTATTCGAAAGCTGAAAGATGCGCTGTTGCTTTGGTTTCATCACCGGCCAAGTCTCCTCTTCTGTCTTCTTCTGCCTCTTGCTCCTTGGAGAAGTCTTGA
- the LOC103845968 gene encoding cyclin-B1-3 isoform X1, with protein MATRRVRGDPVENRRALGDIGNIASLPGGIEEAGKLNRPLTRNFRAQLLENANKKVQEGVRAVQRKARAAVVVKPTQTHEVIVISPDTNEVAKAKKNVTYSSVLNARSKAASKSLDIDSADKDNDLAAVEYVEDMYSFYKEVENESKPQMYMQTQTEINEKMRSILVDWLVDVHVKFDLSPETLYLTINIIDRFLSLKPVPRRELQLVGVSALLIASKYEEIWPPQVNDLVYVTGNSYQSKQILVMEKTILGNLEWYLTVPTQYVFLARFIKAAVPDPEMENMVHFLAELGLMHYDALKFCPSMLAASAVYAARCFLSKTPAWTETLTFHTGYSEHELMECSKLLAFIHSRVGESKLRAVFKKYSKAERCAVALVSSPAKSPLLSSSASCSLEKS; from the exons ATGGCGACGAGACGAGTTAGAGGCGATCCCGTCGAGAACCGTCGCGCTCTCGGCGACATCGGGAACATCGCTTCTCTTCCCGGAGGAATCGAAGAAGCAGGAAAACTTAATCGGCCCTTGACCCGTAACTTCCGCGCCCAGTTGCTTGAAAACGCTAACAAAAAggttcaa GAAGGTGTAAGGGCGGTTCAAAGGAAAGCAAGAGCTGCTGTTGTTGTTAAGCCGACGCAGACTCACGAAGTGATTGTGATCAGTCCCGATACAAACGAGGTTGCTAAAGCTAAGAAGAATGTTACTTACTCTTCCGTTCTCAATGCTCGAAGCaag GCTGCTTCCAAGTCTCTTGATATTGACTCTGCGGACAAAGACAACGACCTTGCCGCTGTGGAGTATGTTGAGGACATGTACTCTTTCTACAAAGAAGTTGAG AATGAGAGCAAGCCTCAGATGTATATGCAGACACAGACTGAGATCAATGAGAAGATGAGATCGATTCTTGTAGACTGGCTTGTAGACGTTCATGTCAAGTTTGATCTCTCCCCTGAGACGCTTTACCTCACCATCAACATCATTGATCGTTTCCTCTCTCTGAAACCTGTTCCGAGAAGAGAGTTACAGCTTGTAGGCGTTAGTGCTTTGCTCATCGCCTCCAAATACGAAGAGATCTGGCCTCCTCAGGTCAATGATCTGGTGTATGTCACAGGCAACTCGTACCAGAGCAAGCAGATTCTAGTGATGGAGAAAACCATTTTGGGAAACCTGGAGTGGTACTTGACAGTTCCAACGCAGTACGTGTTCCTCGCGAGGTTTATCAAAGCTGCGGTTCCTGACCCGGAGATGGAGAACATGGTTCACTTCTTAGCTGAGTTGGGTCTGATGCATTACGACGCTTTAAAGTTCTGCCCTTCTATGCTGGCTGCTTCAGCGGTTTACGCCGCGAGATGCTTCTTGAGCAAGACCCCGGCTTGGACCGAGACTCTTACATTCCACACTGGTTACTCTGAACATGAGCTCAT GGAGTGCTCGAAGCTTTTAGCGTTCATTCACTCGAGAGTTGGGGAGAGCAAGCTGCGAGCTGTGTTCAAGAAGTATTCGAAAGCTGAAAGATGCGCTGTTGCTTTGGTTTCATCACCGGCCAAGTCTCCTCTTCTGTCTTCTTCTGCCTCTTGCTCCTTGGAGAAGTCTTGA
- the LOC103845968 gene encoding cyclin-B1-3 isoform X4, with translation MATRRVRGDPVENRRALGDIGNIASLPGGIEEAGKLNRPLTRNFRAQLLENANKKEGVRAVQRKARAAVVVKPTQTHEVIVISPDTNEVAKAKKNVTYSSVLNARSKSLDIDSADKDNDLAAVEYVEDMYSFYKEVENESKPQMYMQTQTEINEKMRSILVDWLVDVHVKFDLSPETLYLTINIIDRFLSLKPVPRRELQLVGVSALLIASKYEEIWPPQVNDLVYVTGNSYQSKQILVMEKTILGNLEWYLTVPTQYVFLARFIKAAVPDPEMENMVHFLAELGLMHYDALKFCPSMLAASAVYAARCFLSKTPAWTETLTFHTGYSEHELMECSKLLAFIHSRVGESKLRAVFKKYSKAERCAVALVSSPAKSPLLSSSASCSLEKS, from the exons ATGGCGACGAGACGAGTTAGAGGCGATCCCGTCGAGAACCGTCGCGCTCTCGGCGACATCGGGAACATCGCTTCTCTTCCCGGAGGAATCGAAGAAGCAGGAAAACTTAATCGGCCCTTGACCCGTAACTTCCGCGCCCAGTTGCTTGAAAACGCTAACAAAAAg GAAGGTGTAAGGGCGGTTCAAAGGAAAGCAAGAGCTGCTGTTGTTGTTAAGCCGACGCAGACTCACGAAGTGATTGTGATCAGTCCCGATACAAACGAGGTTGCTAAAGCTAAGAAGAATGTTACTTACTCTTCCGTTCTCAATGCTCGAAGCaag TCTCTTGATATTGACTCTGCGGACAAAGACAACGACCTTGCCGCTGTGGAGTATGTTGAGGACATGTACTCTTTCTACAAAGAAGTTGAG AATGAGAGCAAGCCTCAGATGTATATGCAGACACAGACTGAGATCAATGAGAAGATGAGATCGATTCTTGTAGACTGGCTTGTAGACGTTCATGTCAAGTTTGATCTCTCCCCTGAGACGCTTTACCTCACCATCAACATCATTGATCGTTTCCTCTCTCTGAAACCTGTTCCGAGAAGAGAGTTACAGCTTGTAGGCGTTAGTGCTTTGCTCATCGCCTCCAAATACGAAGAGATCTGGCCTCCTCAGGTCAATGATCTGGTGTATGTCACAGGCAACTCGTACCAGAGCAAGCAGATTCTAGTGATGGAGAAAACCATTTTGGGAAACCTGGAGTGGTACTTGACAGTTCCAACGCAGTACGTGTTCCTCGCGAGGTTTATCAAAGCTGCGGTTCCTGACCCGGAGATGGAGAACATGGTTCACTTCTTAGCTGAGTTGGGTCTGATGCATTACGACGCTTTAAAGTTCTGCCCTTCTATGCTGGCTGCTTCAGCGGTTTACGCCGCGAGATGCTTCTTGAGCAAGACCCCGGCTTGGACCGAGACTCTTACATTCCACACTGGTTACTCTGAACATGAGCTCAT GGAGTGCTCGAAGCTTTTAGCGTTCATTCACTCGAGAGTTGGGGAGAGCAAGCTGCGAGCTGTGTTCAAGAAGTATTCGAAAGCTGAAAGATGCGCTGTTGCTTTGGTTTCATCACCGGCCAAGTCTCCTCTTCTGTCTTCTTCTGCCTCTTGCTCCTTGGAGAAGTCTTGA
- the LOC103845968 gene encoding cyclin-B1-3 isoform X3 codes for MATRRVRGDPVENRRALGDIGNIASLPGGIEEAGKLNRPLTRNFRAQLLENANKKVQEGVRAVQRKARAAVVVKPTQTHEVIVISPDTNEVAKAKKNVTYSSVLNARSKSLDIDSADKDNDLAAVEYVEDMYSFYKEVENESKPQMYMQTQTEINEKMRSILVDWLVDVHVKFDLSPETLYLTINIIDRFLSLKPVPRRELQLVGVSALLIASKYEEIWPPQVNDLVYVTGNSYQSKQILVMEKTILGNLEWYLTVPTQYVFLARFIKAAVPDPEMENMVHFLAELGLMHYDALKFCPSMLAASAVYAARCFLSKTPAWTETLTFHTGYSEHELMECSKLLAFIHSRVGESKLRAVFKKYSKAERCAVALVSSPAKSPLLSSSASCSLEKS; via the exons ATGGCGACGAGACGAGTTAGAGGCGATCCCGTCGAGAACCGTCGCGCTCTCGGCGACATCGGGAACATCGCTTCTCTTCCCGGAGGAATCGAAGAAGCAGGAAAACTTAATCGGCCCTTGACCCGTAACTTCCGCGCCCAGTTGCTTGAAAACGCTAACAAAAAggttcaa GAAGGTGTAAGGGCGGTTCAAAGGAAAGCAAGAGCTGCTGTTGTTGTTAAGCCGACGCAGACTCACGAAGTGATTGTGATCAGTCCCGATACAAACGAGGTTGCTAAAGCTAAGAAGAATGTTACTTACTCTTCCGTTCTCAATGCTCGAAGCaag TCTCTTGATATTGACTCTGCGGACAAAGACAACGACCTTGCCGCTGTGGAGTATGTTGAGGACATGTACTCTTTCTACAAAGAAGTTGAG AATGAGAGCAAGCCTCAGATGTATATGCAGACACAGACTGAGATCAATGAGAAGATGAGATCGATTCTTGTAGACTGGCTTGTAGACGTTCATGTCAAGTTTGATCTCTCCCCTGAGACGCTTTACCTCACCATCAACATCATTGATCGTTTCCTCTCTCTGAAACCTGTTCCGAGAAGAGAGTTACAGCTTGTAGGCGTTAGTGCTTTGCTCATCGCCTCCAAATACGAAGAGATCTGGCCTCCTCAGGTCAATGATCTGGTGTATGTCACAGGCAACTCGTACCAGAGCAAGCAGATTCTAGTGATGGAGAAAACCATTTTGGGAAACCTGGAGTGGTACTTGACAGTTCCAACGCAGTACGTGTTCCTCGCGAGGTTTATCAAAGCTGCGGTTCCTGACCCGGAGATGGAGAACATGGTTCACTTCTTAGCTGAGTTGGGTCTGATGCATTACGACGCTTTAAAGTTCTGCCCTTCTATGCTGGCTGCTTCAGCGGTTTACGCCGCGAGATGCTTCTTGAGCAAGACCCCGGCTTGGACCGAGACTCTTACATTCCACACTGGTTACTCTGAACATGAGCTCAT GGAGTGCTCGAAGCTTTTAGCGTTCATTCACTCGAGAGTTGGGGAGAGCAAGCTGCGAGCTGTGTTCAAGAAGTATTCGAAAGCTGAAAGATGCGCTGTTGCTTTGGTTTCATCACCGGCCAAGTCTCCTCTTCTGTCTTCTTCTGCCTCTTGCTCCTTGGAGAAGTCTTGA